The following are from one region of the Mycolicibacterium diernhoferi genome:
- a CDS encoding N-acyl-D-amino-acid deacylase family protein yields the protein MTYDTIIRGGRWFDGTGAPSAVRDIGIRNGHVAAISAEALDDSGCPQILDAAGKWVLPGLLDIHTHYDIEVLGLPALPESLRHGVTTVMVGSCSLSTVHVDGTEAGDLFGRVEAIPRQFVIDAVDRHKTWTGAEEYVQALESLPLGPNVAAFIGHSDMRTKVMGLDRATRRRRRPTRGEQSEMERMLTEALDAGFVGMSSQQLLFDKIDGEACRSRTLPSTYAGPRELRRLKSLLRRTGRVLQSGPDIANPLNLGSQLAQSLGVLRNPLKTSLLSAADIKANPHAVKVLGPLARMVNAMGGNFRWQHLPVPFEVYADGIDLVVFEEFGAGAAALHLRDEVERNELLRDEAYRRQFRKDYENRLGVRVWQRDFHDAEIVGCPDATVVGKSFGQVALDRGLHPVDAFLDLVLAHGRDLRWRTTISNHRPEVLKKLARDPGIQLGFSDAGAHLRNMAFYNMGLRLLRHVRDAHNAGRPFMTIEHAVHRLTGELADWYRLDAGHLRIGDRADVVIIDPERLDHSLESYAEEAVDCYGGLSRMVNRNDDTVNAVFVGGRAVFLDGRPTDLLGRQRTGRFLRAAHRSPALSSGTEDLAHVN from the coding sequence GTGACTTACGACACGATCATCCGCGGAGGCCGCTGGTTCGACGGCACCGGCGCACCGTCGGCGGTACGCGACATCGGGATCCGGAACGGCCACGTCGCCGCGATCAGCGCCGAGGCACTCGATGACAGCGGATGCCCGCAGATCCTGGATGCCGCCGGGAAATGGGTGTTGCCGGGACTTCTCGACATTCACACCCACTACGACATCGAAGTGCTCGGCCTGCCCGCACTGCCCGAGTCGCTGCGCCACGGTGTCACCACGGTCATGGTCGGTTCGTGTTCGTTGTCCACCGTGCACGTCGACGGCACGGAGGCCGGTGACCTGTTCGGCCGGGTCGAGGCCATCCCGCGGCAGTTCGTGATCGACGCCGTCGACCGGCACAAGACCTGGACCGGGGCCGAGGAGTATGTGCAGGCGCTGGAGTCGCTGCCGTTGGGCCCCAACGTCGCGGCCTTCATCGGGCACTCCGACATGCGCACGAAGGTGATGGGTCTGGATCGGGCCACCCGCAGGCGGCGCCGTCCCACCCGCGGCGAACAGTCCGAGATGGAACGGATGCTGACCGAGGCGCTCGACGCAGGGTTCGTCGGAATGTCCTCGCAACAGCTGCTTTTCGACAAGATTGACGGTGAGGCGTGCCGGTCCCGGACACTGCCCTCGACCTACGCCGGTCCGCGCGAACTGCGCCGGCTCAAATCGCTGCTGCGGCGCACCGGCCGGGTCCTGCAGTCCGGACCCGACATTGCGAATCCGCTCAACCTCGGTTCGCAGCTCGCCCAGTCGCTGGGAGTCTTGCGCAATCCGCTCAAGACCAGCCTGCTGTCGGCGGCCGACATCAAGGCCAACCCGCATGCGGTCAAGGTGCTCGGCCCGCTGGCTCGGATGGTCAACGCGATGGGCGGCAACTTCCGCTGGCAGCATCTGCCGGTGCCCTTCGAGGTCTACGCCGACGGCATCGATCTGGTGGTGTTCGAGGAGTTCGGCGCCGGGGCCGCCGCGCTGCACCTGCGCGATGAGGTGGAGCGCAACGAGCTGTTGCGGGATGAGGCGTACCGCAGGCAGTTCCGCAAGGACTACGAGAACCGGCTCGGCGTTCGGGTCTGGCAACGCGATTTTCACGACGCCGAGATCGTCGGTTGCCCGGATGCCACCGTCGTCGGCAAATCCTTCGGCCAGGTCGCGCTGGACCGCGGCCTGCACCCGGTGGACGCATTCCTGGATCTGGTGCTGGCCCACGGGCGCGATTTGCGTTGGCGCACCACGATTTCCAACCACCGACCAGAGGTACTGAAGAAGCTCGCTCGCGATCCCGGCATCCAGCTCGGGTTCTCCGACGCCGGTGCACATCTGCGGAACATGGCGTTCTACAACATGGGACTGCGACTGCTCCGACACGTACGCGATGCGCACAACGCCGGGCGGCCGTTCATGACGATCGAGCACGCCGTGCACCGGCTGACCGGCGAGCTCGCCGACTGGTATCGCCTAGACGCCGGGCACCTGCGCATCGGTGATCGCGCCGACGTCGTGATCATCGACCCCGAGCGGCTCGACCATTCCCTGGAGTCCTACGCCGAGGAGGCCGTCGACTGCTACGGCGGGCTGTCCCGGATGGTCAACCGCAACGACGACACCGTCAACGCCGTGTTCGTCGGTGGCCGCGCGGTGTTCCTGGACGGCCGGCCCACCGATCTCCTCGGCCGGCAGCGCACCGGACGCTTCCTGCGGGCCGCGCACCGCTCCCCCGCATTGTCCTCGGGCACAGAAGATCTGGCCCATGTCAACTGA
- a CDS encoding limonene-1,2-epoxide hydrolase family protein gives MSTEQTVLGMWRALSARDWDQVKTHLSPDCIYADMPVGPAAAARGPEDIVKRLKIGLEPLAGYQNHDGLLVADGPNVMYEHSETWTWVSGEVAVLRFVTVHEVVDDKLTLWKDYWDMSALAAFAPPNWLSDFATADMSWVYDATGQI, from the coding sequence ATGTCAACTGAGCAGACGGTCCTGGGCATGTGGCGCGCATTGTCGGCGCGCGACTGGGACCAGGTGAAGACCCATCTCTCCCCGGACTGTATCTACGCCGACATGCCGGTGGGACCGGCCGCGGCGGCCCGCGGGCCCGAGGACATCGTCAAGAGACTCAAGATCGGGCTGGAACCGCTGGCCGGCTACCAGAACCACGACGGCCTGCTCGTCGCCGACGGCCCCAACGTGATGTACGAGCACTCCGAGACCTGGACCTGGGTCAGCGGGGAGGTCGCCGTGCTGCGCTTCGTCACGGTGCACGAAGTCGTCGACGACAAGCTCACCCTGTGGAAGGACTACTGGGACATGAGTGCGCTGGCCGCGTTCGCCCCGCCGAACTGGTTGTCCGATTTCGCCACGGCCGACATGTCCTGGGTGTACGACGCCACCGGGCAGATCTGA
- a CDS encoding cytochrome P450, whose amino-acid sequence MSSTELPPGPPLPAAVQGVLMMNFWAQYVSACRRRYGEVFTLRVATIGTMVYLADPADIKTVFGGNPSVYHAGEANAMLTGLLGPNSVLVIDGDVHRDRRRLMLAPFGREAVARQTAVMAEIAADNIAGWPVGTEFPVAPRMSAITLEVILRTVIGTTDDDRLARLRAVMPKLLRLGAWNSLPVAVPGLQRLKPWHGFRDRLHEADRLLYAEITERRADPDLGDRPDALSMLVRSGMSDAELRDQLMTLLVAGHDTTATGLSWALELLTRHPAILEKATRAARTGGPEADGYIDAVCKEVLRIRPVVFDVGRVLTEPTEVAGHLLPAGVMVAPGIGLVHADAARYPHPDRFDPGRMLGAALGPTTYLPFGGGDRRCLGANFAQVEMAVVLREVLRRVDLATTTAPGERQRIKGVILVPHRGARIRVRAMRAAQAPDQAGCPHRNATK is encoded by the coding sequence ATGAGCAGCACCGAACTGCCACCCGGCCCGCCGCTGCCGGCCGCGGTGCAGGGCGTGCTGATGATGAACTTCTGGGCGCAGTACGTTTCCGCGTGCCGGCGCCGCTACGGCGAGGTGTTCACGCTGCGGGTGGCCACCATCGGCACCATGGTCTATCTGGCCGATCCGGCGGATATCAAGACGGTGTTCGGCGGGAACCCGTCGGTGTATCACGCCGGAGAGGCGAACGCCATGCTGACCGGCCTGCTCGGCCCGAATTCGGTGCTGGTGATCGACGGCGATGTGCACCGGGACCGCCGCCGGCTCATGCTGGCACCCTTCGGCCGGGAGGCCGTCGCCCGCCAGACCGCGGTGATGGCCGAGATCGCCGCGGACAACATCGCCGGATGGCCGGTCGGCACCGAATTCCCGGTGGCGCCCCGGATGTCGGCGATCACGCTGGAGGTCATCCTGCGGACCGTCATCGGCACCACCGACGACGACCGGTTGGCGCGGCTGCGTGCCGTCATGCCGAAACTGCTCAGACTCGGGGCCTGGAACTCGCTGCCCGTCGCCGTGCCCGGCCTGCAACGGCTCAAACCGTGGCATGGGTTCCGGGATCGGCTGCACGAGGCCGACCGCCTGCTCTACGCCGAGATCACCGAGCGCAGGGCCGATCCGGACCTCGGTGATCGCCCCGACGCACTGTCGATGCTGGTGCGATCGGGCATGTCCGACGCCGAACTGCGCGATCAACTGATGACCCTGCTGGTCGCCGGACACGATACGACCGCGACCGGACTGTCCTGGGCGCTGGAACTGCTGACCAGACATCCCGCGATCCTGGAGAAGGCCACCCGTGCGGCGCGCACCGGCGGCCCGGAGGCCGACGGATATATCGACGCGGTCTGCAAGGAGGTGCTGCGGATCCGGCCGGTGGTCTTCGACGTCGGCCGTGTCCTGACCGAGCCGACCGAGGTGGCCGGGCATCTGCTGCCGGCCGGGGTGATGGTGGCCCCGGGTATCGGGCTGGTGCACGCCGACGCCGCCCGGTATCCGCACCCCGATCGTTTCGATCCGGGCCGGATGCTGGGCGCGGCGTTGGGCCCGACCACCTATCTACCGTTCGGCGGCGGCGATCGGCGCTGCCTGGGTGCGAACTTCGCCCAGGTCGAGATGGCCGTGGTGCTGCGGGAAGTCCTGCGCCGGGTGGATCTGGCCACCACCACCGCACCTGGGGAACGCCAGCGGATCAAGGGCGTCATCCTGGTGCCGCACCGGGGCGCCCGCATCCGGGTCCGGGCGATGCGCGCCGCGCAGGCACCGGACCAGGCAGGCTGCCCGCACCGCAATGCCACGAAATGA
- a CDS encoding protein disulfide oxidoreductase gives MRLPALRFRGARRLRALALSLAALGLLLGLVSAPAALADDRLDFTGTTLSGAPFNGATLQGKPAVLWFWTPWCPFCNQEAPSVSKVAAANPDVTFVGVAARSDVAAMQNFVSRYNLGFTNLNDADGSIWARFNVPWQPAYLFVKPDGASTFVNNPTSAMSEQDLANRVAALTA, from the coding sequence ATGAGATTGCCCGCCCTCAGATTCCGCGGTGCCCGGCGCCTGCGAGCGCTTGCCCTGAGTCTGGCCGCCCTGGGCCTGCTGCTGGGTTTGGTCAGCGCCCCGGCCGCCCTGGCCGACGACCGCCTCGATTTCACCGGCACCACCCTGTCGGGGGCGCCGTTCAACGGTGCCACCCTGCAGGGTAAGCCCGCGGTGCTGTGGTTCTGGACGCCGTGGTGCCCGTTCTGCAACCAGGAGGCCCCAAGCGTCAGCAAGGTGGCCGCGGCCAACCCGGATGTGACGTTCGTCGGGGTGGCCGCCCGCTCGGATGTGGCCGCGATGCAGAACTTCGTGTCGCGCTACAACCTGGGCTTCACCAACCTCAACGACGCCGACGGTTCCATCTGGGCGCGATTCAACGTGCCCTGGCAGCCGGCCTATCTGTTCGTGAAGCCCGACGGGGCCTCGACCTTCGTGAACAACCCGACGTCGGCGATGTCGGAACAGGACCTGGCGAACCGGGTCGCCGCGCTCACCGCCTAG
- a CDS encoding cytochrome c biogenesis CcdA family protein, which yields MDADLLGLAFGAGLIAAVNPCGFAMLPGYLSLVIQADAGSGRAVGRALTATAAMTLGVVAVFAAFGALTASVASTVQQYVPFATVLIGVILVMLGGWLLIGRTLTLPVHAGSRWAPTARVGSMLGYGLGFALASLSCTVGPFLAVTASAARAPSWRDTVLVYLAYAGGFAVIVGALAVSTAFASSALLDRIRRILPYVNRISGGLLLVVGAYVAYYGIYEIRLFHAGGDPADPVIGAAGRLQGAIAGWVYEHGGWPWLVVLVALVSAAAAIGFSRRAGRSRRRSTQSP from the coding sequence ATGGACGCCGATCTGCTCGGTCTTGCGTTCGGGGCCGGGCTGATCGCCGCGGTCAATCCATGCGGGTTCGCGATGCTGCCCGGCTATCTGAGCCTGGTCATACAGGCGGACGCGGGCAGCGGACGGGCGGTGGGGCGCGCCCTGACCGCCACCGCCGCCATGACGCTGGGGGTGGTGGCGGTGTTCGCCGCCTTCGGTGCACTGACCGCCTCGGTCGCCTCGACGGTGCAGCAGTACGTTCCGTTCGCCACCGTGCTGATCGGTGTCATCTTGGTGATGCTCGGCGGTTGGCTACTGATCGGCAGGACGCTGACGCTACCGGTGCATGCCGGTTCGCGGTGGGCGCCGACCGCACGGGTCGGATCGATGCTCGGCTACGGACTGGGATTCGCGCTGGCCTCGCTGTCCTGCACGGTCGGCCCGTTTCTGGCGGTGACCGCGAGTGCGGCCCGCGCGCCGTCCTGGCGTGACACCGTGCTGGTCTATCTGGCGTACGCGGGCGGTTTCGCGGTGATCGTCGGTGCGCTGGCCGTCTCCACCGCCTTCGCCAGTTCCGCTCTGCTCGACCGGATCCGCCGAATCCTGCCCTATGTCAACAGGATCAGCGGAGGGCTGCTGCTCGTCGTCGGCGCGTATGTGGCCTACTACGGCATCTACGAGATACGGCTGTTCCACGCCGGTGGCGACCCGGCCGACCCGGTGATCGGGGCGGCCGGGCGGCTGCAGGGCGCGATCGCCGGCTGGGTGTACGAGCACGGCGGATGGCCGTGGCTGGTGGTGCTGGTCGCGTTGGTGTCCGCCGCGGCCGCAATCGGATTCAGCCGGCGAGCAGGACGGTCCCGGCGGCGATCAACGCAATCACCTTGA
- a CDS encoding carboxymuconolactone decarboxylase family protein, with protein MSRIGDFADDDAAAWVTKSPDIGVAMAGFTHAVYNKNRLPMRVRELARMVIARDNECVVCQNTRDSAGLEAGVDEDLYDHASQWRTWPGYSPAERIAAEFAERFASDHTGLRDDEDFWERCRAEFSEELLTDLALSCAMWLGMGRMLRTLDIGQSCKITL; from the coding sequence ATGAGCCGAATCGGAGATTTCGCAGACGACGATGCCGCGGCCTGGGTGACCAAGTCACCCGATATCGGCGTCGCGATGGCCGGTTTCACCCACGCCGTCTACAACAAGAACCGGCTGCCCATGCGGGTCCGGGAACTGGCCCGGATGGTCATCGCGCGGGACAACGAATGCGTGGTCTGCCAGAACACCCGTGACTCGGCGGGCCTGGAGGCCGGGGTCGACGAAGACCTCTACGACCACGCTTCGCAGTGGCGGACCTGGCCGGGCTACAGTCCTGCCGAACGGATCGCCGCGGAGTTCGCCGAACGCTTCGCCAGTGACCACACCGGGCTGCGCGACGACGAGGACTTCTGGGAACGCTGCCGGGCGGAGTTCAGCGAGGAACTGCTGACCGACCTCGCGCTCTCGTGCGCCATGTGGCTGGGCATGGGGCGGATGTTGCGCACCCTCGACATCGGCCAATCCTGCAAGATCACCCTGTGA